In Oceanobacillus sp. FSL K6-2867, one DNA window encodes the following:
- the hemB gene encoding porphobilinogen synthase, translated as MSQLNFKRHRRLRSSNAMRLMVREHHLRTEDFIYPIFVIEGDNIKSEVPSMPGVYQFSFDLLLDEVKEVYELGIRSIILFGVISEKDEIGTGAFAEDGIIQQATRLVKKEFPELLVVADTCLCEYTSHGHCGVIHNHDVDNDESLKLLAKTAVSQAEAGADIIAPSNMMDGFVTVIRQALDEAGYSHIPIMSYAVKYASAYYGPFRDAADSTPQFGDRKTYQMDPANRMEALREAESDVAEGADFLIVKPAMSYLDIVREVRDNFNLPVVAYNVSGEYSMVKAAAQNGWIDEKALVMEKLTSMKRAGADLIITYFAKDVAKWLREEK; from the coding sequence ATGTCACAACTTAATTTTAAACGTCATCGGCGCTTGCGCTCTTCAAATGCTATGCGCTTGATGGTGCGCGAACATCACCTAAGAACAGAAGATTTTATTTATCCGATTTTTGTAATTGAGGGTGACAATATAAAAAGCGAAGTTCCTTCCATGCCTGGAGTTTATCAGTTTTCTTTTGATTTGTTGCTTGATGAGGTAAAAGAAGTATATGAACTTGGTATACGTTCGATAATTTTATTTGGTGTTATTTCAGAGAAAGATGAAATAGGTACGGGGGCTTTTGCTGAAGATGGTATCATTCAGCAGGCGACAAGGCTTGTTAAAAAGGAATTTCCAGAATTACTCGTCGTTGCAGATACATGTCTTTGTGAATATACATCACATGGTCATTGCGGTGTAATCCATAATCATGACGTTGACAATGATGAATCCTTAAAGCTTCTAGCAAAGACAGCTGTTTCACAGGCAGAAGCAGGAGCAGACATTATTGCACCTTCCAATATGATGGATGGGTTTGTTACTGTTATTCGCCAGGCGCTTGATGAGGCAGGCTATTCACACATTCCAATTATGTCCTATGCTGTCAAATATGCTTCAGCTTACTATGGTCCTTTCCGTGATGCGGCAGACAGTACACCACAATTTGGTGATCGAAAAACGTATCAAATGGATCCGGCAAACAGAATGGAAGCACTTCGTGAAGCGGAATCTGATGTGGCGGAAGGCGCGGACTTCCTAATTGTAAAACCAGCTATGTCATACTTGGATATTGTGCGCGAAGTTCGCGATAATTTTAATTTGCCAGTAGTTGCTTACAATGTTAGTGGTGAATATTCGATGGTTAAAGCAGCAGCTCAGAATGGCTGGATTGATGAGAAAGCATTGGTAATGGAGAAGCTAACATCCATGAAGCGTGCTGGGGCCGATTTAATTATTACTTATTTTGCAAAAGACGTGGCGAAATGGTTAAGAGAAGAAAAATAG
- a CDS encoding uroporphyrinogen-III synthase — protein MEESLHESKILITREASQAKEFSKKVKELGGIPVEVPLLAISCKDTNASKSIFSKVGDYKWIFFTSANGVHCFFSLAKKYHMKQLQEHRLAVVGHKTDQALKKYGYQADFIPTTYHAEAMAEEFLQKFPKEGKVLLIRGNLSRDTLPVEFTKHNVPHDLLEVYETGYNYAMKARLNELLAEDIIDFVTFTSPSTVEAFVEIVDRIPEKNYVCIGTTTEQRALEFGIQSLKPPEEFTIEAMLETICNYIKKG, from the coding sequence ATGGAAGAGTCCTTACATGAAAGCAAAATTCTAATAACGAGAGAAGCAAGCCAAGCAAAAGAATTCTCAAAAAAGGTGAAAGAGCTTGGTGGCATACCTGTTGAAGTTCCTTTGCTTGCAATTTCATGTAAAGATACAAATGCATCGAAGTCTATTTTTTCCAAAGTCGGTGATTACAAGTGGATTTTTTTCACAAGTGCAAATGGAGTTCATTGCTTTTTTAGTCTAGCAAAAAAGTATCATATGAAACAGCTGCAGGAACATCGTTTAGCAGTTGTAGGTCATAAGACAGATCAGGCATTAAAAAAATATGGCTATCAAGCAGATTTCATTCCGACAACCTATCATGCCGAGGCAATGGCAGAGGAGTTTTTGCAGAAGTTCCCTAAGGAAGGAAAAGTGTTGCTTATTAGAGGGAATCTTTCTCGTGATACACTTCCAGTCGAATTTACAAAGCACAACGTGCCGCATGATTTGCTGGAAGTTTATGAAACAGGATATAATTATGCAATGAAAGCTCGATTAAACGAGCTATTAGCAGAAGATATTATCGATTTTGTCACCTTCACAAGCCCTTCAACAGTTGAAGCGTTTGTCGAAATTGTTGATAGGATACCCGAAAAAAACTATGTTTGTATTGGGACAACAACAGAACAGCGTGCATTAGAGTTTGGAATTCAATCATTAAAACCACCTGAGGAATTTACGATTGAAGCCATGCTGGAAACGATATGTAACTACATAAAGAAAGGATAG
- the hemC gene encoding hydroxymethylbilane synthase — protein sequence MRKIIVGSRKSNLALTQTKWVIEQLKAAGVENEFEIKEIVTKGDRILDVTLSKVGGKGLFVKEIEQAMYDKEIDLAVHSMKDMPSELPEGLIISSIPVREDHRDAFISKNNVKLKDLPNGAIVGTSSLRRAAQILAERPDISIKWIRGNIETRLRKLHEEDYDAIILAVSGLKRVGLSETLITEYLDPEIVVPAVGQGALAIESRADDKEIQEILQAINDDLTTRTVTAERTFLHLLEGGCQVPIGGYAYLEEDEVVLTALVGTPDGKTILKETVRGTDPQAVGKEAADALISQGAKEIVNRVKEELDK from the coding sequence ATGCGGAAAATTATCGTTGGTTCAAGAAAAAGTAATTTAGCTTTAACACAGACAAAGTGGGTGATTGAACAGCTGAAGGCAGCTGGTGTCGAAAATGAATTCGAAATCAAGGAAATTGTTACAAAAGGTGATCGAATTCTTGATGTGACATTATCCAAAGTAGGTGGAAAAGGTCTTTTTGTTAAAGAGATCGAGCAGGCTATGTATGATAAAGAAATTGATTTGGCAGTGCACAGTATGAAAGACATGCCATCAGAGCTCCCTGAAGGGCTAATTATTTCATCGATACCGGTTAGAGAGGACCACCGTGATGCATTTATCTCTAAAAACAATGTGAAGCTAAAGGATCTGCCAAATGGTGCAATTGTAGGTACGAGCAGCTTAAGACGCGCAGCACAAATACTCGCAGAGCGTCCAGATATTTCAATCAAGTGGATTCGAGGCAACATTGAAACAAGGCTTCGTAAACTGCATGAAGAAGATTATGATGCGATTATTCTTGCTGTATCAGGATTGAAGCGTGTTGGATTAAGTGAAACGTTAATTACAGAATACCTTGACCCAGAAATCGTTGTTCCAGCTGTTGGACAAGGTGCACTTGCAATCGAAAGTCGAGCAGATGATAAAGAGATTCAGGAAATTCTGCAAGCAATCAATGATGATTTGACAACTCGAACGGTCACTGCTGAACGAACGTTCCTGCATTTATTAGAAGGTGGCTGTCAAGTACCTATTGGGGGCTATGCCTATCTTGAAGAAGATGAGGTTGTCTTAACTGCCCTTGTAGGAACGCCAGACGGTAAAACGATTTTAAAAGAAACGGTGCGAGGAACAGATCCGCAAGCTGTCGGTAAAGAAGCAGCCGACGCTTTAATTAGCCAAGGCGCGAAGGAAATTGTAAATCGCGTAAAAGAGGAGCTTGACAAGTAA
- the ccsA gene encoding cytochrome c biogenesis protein CcsA: MKWLYEIILILYSLSLIGFFIDFIHHNRKANKIAFWLICMVWVLQTVFFFYEVFGEKGFPVTNVVDSLFFYSWVLITLSIIINKLFQIRFIVFFIQVFGFFILLLYFAASTTHVQLNDSIQFVHEILITHITLAIVSYGFFTVAFLLSILYLIQYRFLKKKKGLKWMWQIGDLKQLDRYSFIAISIGVPLLLIAIILGVVWAHVSASEFYWFDMKTIGSLLVLIVYAGYLVLRLVVGYVGKPLATYNTAAFLILLVNFFLFSTLSNFHF; this comes from the coding sequence ATGAAGTGGCTCTACGAAATAATTCTGATTCTATATAGCCTTAGTTTAATTGGATTTTTTATTGATTTTATACATCACAACCGGAAGGCTAATAAAATTGCTTTCTGGTTGATTTGTATGGTTTGGGTACTGCAAACCGTTTTTTTCTTTTATGAAGTATTTGGGGAGAAAGGCTTTCCTGTCACAAATGTAGTGGATAGTCTCTTTTTTTATTCTTGGGTATTGATTACACTTTCCATTATAATCAATAAGCTTTTTCAAATCCGATTCATTGTGTTTTTTATCCAAGTATTTGGCTTTTTTATACTATTGCTATATTTTGCCGCAAGCACGACACATGTCCAGTTAAATGATTCAATTCAATTTGTACATGAAATATTAATTACACATATCACGCTTGCGATCGTTTCCTATGGTTTCTTTACAGTTGCATTTTTACTTTCCATTTTGTATTTAATTCAATATCGTTTCTTAAAAAAGAAAAAAGGGTTAAAATGGATGTGGCAAATAGGAGACTTGAAGCAATTGGATCGTTATAGTTTTATAGCTATTTCAATCGGGGTACCTTTATTATTAATTGCAATTATTTTAGGGGTTGTTTGGGCGCATGTTTCTGCCTCTGAATTTTATTGGTTTGACATGAAAACAATTGGTTCACTGCTTGTTCTGATTGTTTATGCCGGGTATCTAGTTTTGCGCCTTGTTGTAGGATATGTTGGAAAACCATTAGCTACCTACAATACCGCGGCATTTTTAATATTATTAGTGAATTTCTTCTTATTCAGCACGTTATCGAATTTTCACTTTTGA
- the hemA gene encoding glutamyl-tRNA reductase — MHILKVGFNYKTAPVEVREKLTFSEQSLHEAMTELKNRKSILENVIVSTCNRTEVYAVVDQLHTGRYYIKQFLADWFHLDKEEFSSYLRITEDDGAMEHLFRVTTGLDSMVLGETQILGQVKQAFLTSQEMKATGTVFNELFKQAITFGKRAHKETAIGEHAVSISYAAVELAKKIFGDLQNKHVAILGAGKMGELAAKNLQGSGATKITVINRTLANAEDLAAKFQAKAESMDNLLSVIQETDILISSTGSDSIVLTKDMLEPLQKKRKGKALFLVDIAVPRDVDPEISELDNVFLYDIDNLKHIVDENLETRKAAAEQIEIMMEEEIVLFKEWLKTLGVVPVISALRQKALSIQAETMKSIERKIPDLTVREKKVISKHTKSIINQLLKEPVTQAKELAGTENADQSLQLFIDIFGIEAEVKAEFEKQAKKNETMKLLSKEDQAIPAQSNFTTA; from the coding sequence TTGCATATTCTAAAAGTGGGCTTCAATTATAAAACAGCCCCTGTAGAAGTAAGGGAAAAGCTCACATTTTCAGAGCAATCACTTCACGAGGCAATGACTGAATTAAAAAATCGGAAAAGCATTCTGGAAAATGTGATCGTTTCGACGTGTAACCGTACAGAAGTATATGCGGTTGTTGATCAATTGCATACTGGTCGTTACTATATTAAACAGTTTTTGGCTGACTGGTTCCATCTCGATAAAGAAGAATTTTCCTCTTATTTACGAATTACGGAAGATGACGGTGCGATGGAGCATCTTTTCCGTGTAACTACAGGTCTTGATTCGATGGTACTTGGAGAAACCCAAATCCTTGGTCAAGTGAAACAGGCTTTTTTAACTTCACAAGAAATGAAAGCAACTGGAACTGTATTTAATGAATTATTTAAACAGGCAATTACATTTGGGAAACGCGCACATAAAGAAACAGCAATTGGTGAACATGCAGTTTCCATTAGCTATGCAGCTGTCGAGCTGGCTAAAAAGATATTTGGGGATTTACAAAATAAGCACGTTGCTATTCTCGGAGCGGGAAAAATGGGAGAGCTTGCTGCTAAAAATCTGCAGGGATCTGGAGCAACCAAAATTACCGTTATTAATCGGACGCTAGCAAATGCTGAAGATCTAGCCGCGAAATTCCAGGCGAAAGCAGAGAGTATGGATAATTTATTATCTGTTATACAGGAAACGGACATTTTAATCAGTTCTACTGGATCAGATTCAATCGTATTAACGAAAGACATGCTTGAACCGTTACAGAAAAAGCGTAAAGGAAAAGCTTTGTTCCTTGTGGACATTGCTGTACCCAGAGATGTTGATCCTGAGATTAGCGAATTGGATAATGTTTTCTTATATGATATTGATAATTTAAAACATATCGTGGATGAAAATTTAGAAACAAGAAAAGCTGCAGCAGAACAGATTGAAATTATGATGGAAGAAGAAATTGTTCTGTTCAAGGAATGGCTGAAAACACTTGGAGTTGTCCCAGTTATTTCAGCTCTGCGCCAAAAGGCACTGTCCATCCAAGCAGAGACAATGAAAAGTATCGAAAGAAAAATTCCTGATTTAACAGTAAGAGAAAAGAAAGTCATTAGCAAGCATACAAAAAGTATTATTAACCAGCTGCTGAAGGAACCAGTTACACAGGCAAAAGAGCTTGCTGGAACAGAAAATGCAGATCAATCTTTACAGTTATTTATTGATATTTTTGGTATTGAAGCAGAAGTAAAAGCAGAATTTGAAAAGCAAGCAAAAAAAAATGAAACAATGAAGTTATTATCAAAAGAAGACCAAGCTATCCCAGCACAAAGTAATTTTACAACGGCGTAG
- a CDS encoding DUF5668 domain-containing protein — translation MKKQHSLLAYLLIGIGIYFLLRELKIPILTDFYSWQTLLIIIGLALLIHGYSSRYYQNLLAGTIVLGIGIHLHGVQHYSFWIDHWAVYILIAGIAFIVRFIKTKKGLFTGLILITLAVFLIFSVNLPVYFDWLYTVINLLERFWPVLLIIIGVFLLKRK, via the coding sequence GTGAAAAAACAACATTCATTGCTTGCTTATTTACTAATTGGTATCGGTATTTATTTTCTGCTTCGCGAATTAAAAATACCAATATTAACAGATTTTTATTCATGGCAAACATTACTCATTATTATTGGACTGGCATTATTAATTCATGGTTATAGCTCAAGATATTACCAAAATTTACTCGCAGGTACCATTGTACTTGGGATTGGCATCCATTTACACGGTGTCCAGCACTATTCCTTCTGGATTGATCATTGGGCTGTTTACATACTGATTGCGGGAATTGCCTTTATTGTCCGATTTATTAAAACAAAAAAAGGACTATTTACTGGACTGATCCTTATTACTCTGGCTGTATTTTTAATTTTTTCTGTTAATCTACCAGTCTACTTTGATTGGCTGTATACCGTGATTAATTTATTGGAACGCTTTTGGCCAGTCCTCTTGATTATAATTGGTGTTTTCTTATTAAAACGTAAATAA
- a CDS encoding amino acid ABC transporter ATP-binding protein, with amino-acid sequence MNEEKEMIRVKQLNKSFGELHVLKDINLTVKESDVVVLIGASGSGKSTLLRCLNFLEIKNSGSIIIGGEQIEKKSHDLNKIRQKVGMVFQHFNLFPHMTVLENVIEAPTQVKGMKKSEAIKEGKILLDKVGLGDKYNVYPSKLSGGQKQRVAIARALSMKPDVMLFDEPTSALDPELVNEVLSTMKELAEEGMTMVVVTHEMGFAREVADWVVYMHEGRIIEYGHPDEIFNQPKEQRTQDFLSSVL; translated from the coding sequence ATGAATGAAGAAAAAGAAATGATCCGTGTAAAGCAGTTAAACAAGTCATTTGGTGAATTACATGTTTTAAAAGATATTAATCTTACTGTGAAGGAAAGCGATGTTGTCGTATTAATTGGAGCTAGTGGTTCAGGCAAGAGTACATTGCTGCGCTGTCTTAACTTTTTAGAAATAAAAAATAGCGGTAGCATTATTATTGGAGGAGAGCAAATTGAAAAAAAATCACATGACTTAAATAAAATCAGGCAAAAAGTCGGGATGGTTTTCCAGCATTTTAATTTATTTCCTCATATGACAGTGCTTGAAAACGTAATTGAAGCACCGACGCAAGTAAAAGGTATGAAAAAAAGCGAAGCAATAAAAGAAGGAAAGATATTACTTGATAAGGTTGGTTTAGGGGATAAATATAATGTGTACCCATCTAAATTATCTGGTGGGCAAAAACAGCGTGTAGCCATTGCACGTGCATTATCGATGAAGCCTGATGTGATGCTTTTTGATGAACCAACCTCAGCACTTGATCCAGAGCTTGTCAATGAAGTGCTTTCAACGATGAAAGAATTGGCGGAAGAGGGCATGACAATGGTTGTGGTAACACATGAGATGGGTTTTGCACGTGAAGTTGCCGATTGGGTTGTCTATATGCATGAAGGCAGAATTATAGAATATGGTCATCCAGATGAAATTTTTAATCAGCCGAAGGAGCAGCGAACACAGGATTTCTTAAGCTCTGTTTTGTAA
- a CDS encoding amino acid ABC transporter permease, which yields MEDILHFFDVFTGSYDVFLDGLWITVKLSVVSLLIAIIIGLFVALLKISNIKILEWIADAYIWIVRGTPLIVQIFILYYGLTDILLIPMFWAGAAGLAFHSGAYIAEIIRGAIQSIDKGQREAGLSLGMNKGMTMKRIILPQAFRRAVPSLGNQFIIGIKDSSLVSFIGMQDLFGVASTMGSNTFDYLPYYVTVAIYYLLIVLILTFIVNKIEKRLAVSD from the coding sequence TTGGAAGACATATTACATTTTTTTGATGTTTTCACTGGTAGCTATGATGTATTTCTCGATGGCTTATGGATTACGGTGAAGCTATCTGTTGTTTCTTTATTAATTGCTATCATTATTGGTTTATTTGTAGCGTTGCTTAAAATATCAAACATAAAAATTCTTGAATGGATTGCAGATGCTTACATATGGATTGTTCGTGGGACACCATTAATCGTACAAATTTTTATTCTGTACTATGGTTTAACAGATATTTTACTTATTCCAATGTTCTGGGCTGGGGCTGCAGGATTGGCTTTTCATAGTGGAGCTTACATTGCTGAGATTATTCGAGGAGCCATCCAATCAATTGATAAAGGGCAGCGTGAAGCTGGTTTATCACTTGGTATGAATAAAGGTATGACGATGAAACGAATTATTTTGCCTCAGGCATTTCGAAGAGCAGTTCCATCACTGGGAAACCAATTTATCATCGGGATCAAAGATTCATCCTTAGTTTCCTTTATTGGTATGCAAGATCTGTTTGGTGTAGCAAGTACAATGGGTTCGAACACCTTTGATTATTTGCCATACTACGTAACAGTAGCCATTTATTATTTATTAATTGTTCTAATATTAACGTTTATTGTTAATAAAATTGAAAAACGATTAGCAGTTAGTGATTAA
- a CDS encoding transporter substrate-binding domain-containing protein — MKKLNILLFSIVTMLLFAGCANNESAHEDSNAAGDDAGYNLVADGKLTFAASGEFKPFSYMEGTDMVGFDIAVGEAIAEKLGLEPNPQRAKFSGIVTGVTEGRYDIAVASHTVTEERLQQVDFSEPYYYSGPVIYTRPDSDIETEDDLKDKEISVARGTTYLEVAQEYTSNIPQVDSDVVALQSLASGHHDAVITDDVTGLTAIDAGLEVDGRFQLDVAEQAVAVNKDNTALLEAVNEALKEMKESGELAALSEEWIGGDITEEPELEK, encoded by the coding sequence TTGAAAAAACTGAATATTTTGTTATTTTCTATCGTAACTATGCTTCTATTTGCAGGTTGTGCAAATAATGAATCTGCTCATGAAGATTCGAATGCAGCAGGGGATGATGCTGGTTATAATTTAGTTGCAGACGGCAAGCTAACATTTGCAGCATCTGGAGAATTTAAGCCATTTAGTTACATGGAAGGCACTGACATGGTGGGATTCGATATAGCAGTTGGAGAAGCTATTGCTGAAAAACTTGGTTTAGAGCCGAATCCGCAACGAGCGAAATTTTCAGGAATTGTTACCGGTGTCACCGAAGGCCGCTATGATATTGCGGTTGCGAGTCATACGGTTACAGAAGAGCGTTTGCAGCAGGTAGATTTCTCTGAACCCTATTACTATTCTGGTCCAGTCATTTACACAAGACCCGACAGTGATATTGAAACAGAAGACGACTTGAAGGATAAAGAGATATCTGTTGCTAGAGGTACAACTTATCTTGAAGTTGCTCAGGAATACACATCAAATATACCTCAAGTAGATAGTGATGTAGTTGCTCTTCAATCATTGGCAAGCGGACATCACGATGCTGTAATCACAGATGATGTAACAGGCTTGACAGCTATTGATGCTGGTTTGGAAGTTGATGGGAGATTCCAGCTTGATGTTGCTGAACAAGCGGTTGCTGTAAATAAAGATAACACTGCATTGCTTGAAGCAGTTAATGAGGCCCTTAAGGAAATGAAAGAAAGCGGCGAGCTTGCAGCCTTATCTGAAGAATGGATTGGCGGTGACATTACCGAAGAACCTGAATTAGAAAAATAA
- the yihA gene encoding ribosome biogenesis GTP-binding protein YihA/YsxC encodes MKVTNAEIVISAVSQKQYPGDMLPEIALAGRSNVGKSSFINKLINRKNLARTSSKPGKTQTLNFYKINESFYFVDVPGYGYAKVSKKEREKWGGMMEEYFTTRETLKAVILVSDLRHEPTKDDLQMYEFLKYHELPVIIIATKLDKIPKNKRAQHVKRTKQTFQVAPEDIVIPFSSETGEGKDESWTVISHYLKG; translated from the coding sequence ATGAAAGTAACTAACGCCGAAATCGTCATCAGTGCTGTTAGCCAGAAGCAATACCCAGGTGATATGCTGCCAGAAATAGCGTTAGCAGGACGATCTAATGTAGGAAAATCATCGTTTATTAATAAGCTGATTAATCGTAAAAATTTAGCTCGTACTTCGTCAAAACCAGGGAAGACACAAACATTAAATTTTTATAAAATTAATGAATCCTTTTATTTCGTGGATGTGCCAGGCTACGGTTATGCCAAGGTATCTAAAAAGGAACGTGAAAAATGGGGAGGCATGATGGAGGAATACTTTACAACAAGGGAAACTCTAAAAGCCGTAATCCTTGTCTCCGACCTGCGTCATGAACCAACAAAAGATGATTTGCAAATGTATGAATTTCTTAAATATCACGAGCTTCCAGTAATTATTATTGCAACGAAGCTTGATAAAATACCAAAGAATAAACGAGCACAGCACGTAAAACGAACAAAGCAAACATTCCAAGTAGCTCCAGAGGATATTGTCATTCCATTTTCATCTGAAACAGGTGAAGGGAAAGATGAATCATGGACTGTTATCAGTCATTATCTTAAAGGGTAA
- the lon gene encoding endopeptidase La → MAKENIQVPLLPLRGLLVFPSMVLHLDVGRDKSIAALEKAMMDNQLIFLATQKKVSLDNPEPSDIFNVGTLAKVKQMLKLPNGTMRVLVEGLSRGEIIRYTESEDEFLVEIDNLEETHGEKHEEEALMRSLLEQFRQYIKLSRKLTDETYATVSDIEEPGGLADIIASHLTLKIKDKQQILEMINVAARMQHLIKIISNEKKVLDLEKKIGQRVKNSMEKTQKEYYLREQLKAIQKELGDKDGKTSEVDQLREKIENSDMPDHIMEVALKELGRYEKVPQSSAESSVIRNYLEWLTLLPWTEKTQDTIEIKHAEKVLNRDHYGLDKVKERILEYLAVQKLTNSIKGPILCLVGPPGVGKTSLAKSISKAINRNFVRISLGGVRDEAEIRGHRRTYIGAMPGRIIQGMKKAGTVNPVFLLDEIDKMSNDFRGDPSSAMLEVLDPEQNSTFSDHFIEENYDLSNVLFIATANNVNSIPGPLLDRMELISIAGYTEVEKLHIAKQHLLPKQLKENGLKKVNLQIRENAILKLIRRYTREAGVRGLERQLAKLCRKAAKIITSNEREKVIVTEKSLEELLGKPVFRYGLMEQEDQIGTATGLAYTSAGGDILSIEVTHYPGKGKLTLTGKLGGVMQESAQAAFSYVRSRTKEFNIEPNFYEKYDIHIHVPAGATPKDGPSAGITMATALVSSLTGRAIKKEVGMTGEITLRGRVLPIGGLKEKSLSAHRAGLTTLIIPEENEKDIENIPESVRNDLNFITVNHLDQVLEHALVEEKNESN, encoded by the coding sequence ATGGCGAAAGAAAACATTCAAGTCCCCCTCCTTCCTTTACGCGGATTGCTCGTGTTTCCGTCTATGGTTTTACACCTGGACGTAGGCCGAGATAAATCGATTGCTGCATTGGAAAAGGCCATGATGGACAATCAGCTAATTTTCCTAGCAACCCAGAAAAAAGTGAGTTTAGACAACCCAGAGCCAAGTGATATTTTTAATGTAGGTACGTTAGCAAAAGTAAAGCAGATGCTCAAGCTCCCAAATGGTACGATGCGAGTGCTGGTAGAGGGGCTTTCCCGCGGAGAAATTATCCGTTACACGGAATCAGAGGACGAATTCTTAGTCGAAATTGATAATTTGGAAGAGACGCATGGTGAAAAGCACGAGGAAGAAGCATTAATGCGCTCCTTGCTTGAGCAGTTTAGGCAATACATAAAGCTTTCCAGGAAATTAACAGATGAAACCTATGCAACTGTTTCAGATATCGAGGAACCGGGCGGACTAGCAGATATAATTGCTTCTCATTTAACGTTAAAAATAAAAGATAAACAGCAAATATTGGAAATGATTAATGTAGCTGCGCGAATGCAGCATCTTATTAAAATTATTTCCAACGAAAAAAAAGTTCTGGATTTAGAAAAGAAAATTGGCCAGCGAGTTAAAAATTCCATGGAAAAAACGCAAAAGGAATACTATCTTCGCGAGCAATTAAAAGCAATTCAAAAAGAGCTCGGTGATAAAGATGGCAAAACGAGTGAAGTGGATCAATTAAGAGAGAAGATTGAAAACTCGGACATGCCAGACCATATTATGGAAGTTGCTTTAAAAGAATTAGGAAGATATGAAAAGGTACCACAAAGTTCTGCTGAGAGCTCTGTTATTCGTAATTATTTGGAATGGTTAACGCTTTTACCATGGACAGAAAAAACACAGGACACGATAGAAATTAAACATGCTGAGAAAGTGCTAAATCGGGATCATTATGGTCTTGATAAAGTAAAGGAACGAATCCTGGAATATTTAGCTGTACAAAAGCTGACCAATTCAATAAAAGGACCAATCCTTTGTCTTGTTGGACCACCTGGTGTAGGTAAGACTTCCTTGGCAAAGTCAATTTCCAAAGCGATTAATCGGAATTTCGTGCGTATTTCATTAGGTGGGGTGCGGGACGAAGCAGAAATTCGCGGACATCGCAGAACCTATATTGGAGCGATGCCAGGCAGGATTATTCAAGGTATGAAAAAAGCTGGGACGGTTAATCCAGTATTCCTACTTGATGAAATTGATAAAATGTCCAATGATTTTCGTGGTGACCCTTCATCGGCAATGCTTGAAGTATTGGACCCAGAACAAAACAGCACGTTTAGTGACCATTTTATAGAAGAAAACTATGACTTATCCAATGTGCTTTTCATTGCTACTGCAAATAACGTAAACAGTATACCTGGACCATTATTGGATCGTATGGAGCTGATTTCCATTGCAGGCTATACGGAGGTAGAGAAGCTGCATATTGCAAAACAGCATTTATTGCCAAAGCAATTGAAGGAAAATGGACTCAAAAAAGTTAATTTACAAATCAGGGAAAACGCAATCCTTAAGCTGATTCGCAGGTATACAAGAGAAGCTGGGGTCCGGGGATTAGAAAGACAGCTGGCAAAGCTTTGCAGAAAAGCAGCAAAAATAATTACTTCCAATGAAAGGGAAAAAGTAATTGTTACAGAAAAAAGTCTGGAAGAGTTACTCGGGAAGCCAGTTTTCCGTTATGGATTAATGGAGCAAGAGGATCAAATAGGAACAGCAACAGGTTTAGCATATACATCTGCTGGCGGAGATATCCTATCCATTGAAGTTACCCACTATCCAGGCAAGGGAAAATTAACGCTTACCGGAAAATTGGGCGGTGTCATGCAGGAATCTGCCCAAGCTGCATTTAGCTATGTGCGCTCCAGAACAAAAGAATTTAATATTGAGCCCAATTTTTACGAAAAATATGATATTCATATTCATGTGCCAGCAGGGGCAACACCAAAGGATGGTCCATCTGCCGGTATAACGATGGCAACTGCTCTTGTTTCTTCTTTAACGGGCAGGGCGATTAAGAAAGAAGTTGGAATGACAGGAGAAATTACACTCCGTGGACGTGTGCTGCCAATTGGAGGCTTAAAAGAGAAATCATTGAGTGCACATCGAGCAGGATTAACAACCTTGATTATCCCGGAAGAAAATGAAAAAGATATAGAAAATATACCAGAAAGTGTTCGAAATGACTTAAATTTTATCACGGTGAATCACCTTGATCAAGTACTTGAGCACGCACTCGTGGAGGAGAAAAATGAAAGTAACTAA